In Pseudomonas fluorescens NCIMB 11764, a single window of DNA contains:
- a CDS encoding zinc-binding alcohol dehydrogenase family protein, which translates to MKAITFTEHALPIDNPQALIDISLPAPTPGPRDLLVEVRAVSVNPVDTKVRAGTFTKEPKILGWDATGIVREVGSEVTLFQPGDEVFYAGSIARTGSYSEFHLVDERIVGHKPRSLSAADAAALPLTSITAWELLFDRLGVIEGSGEGQCLLITGAAGGVGSMLVQLARQLTRLTVIGTASRQETVDWVRQLGAHHVIDHRQPLLAQLQALGVPEIDYVASLTHTEQHFAQLIDVLKPQGRLGVIDDPESLDVMPLKHKSLSLHWELMFTRSLYETPDMIKQHHLLNRISDLIDQGVLKTTVGEHFGAINAANMRRAHALVESGKARGKIVLEGF; encoded by the coding sequence ATGAAAGCCATCACCTTTACCGAACACGCCTTGCCCATCGACAATCCACAAGCATTGATTGACATCAGTCTCCCGGCGCCCACACCTGGCCCACGGGATCTGCTGGTCGAAGTTCGCGCGGTATCCGTGAATCCGGTCGATACCAAGGTGCGCGCCGGAACTTTCACAAAAGAGCCGAAAATCCTTGGCTGGGATGCCACAGGCATTGTCCGCGAGGTCGGCTCTGAAGTGACGCTGTTTCAGCCGGGCGATGAAGTGTTTTATGCCGGCTCGATTGCCCGCACCGGCAGCTACAGCGAATTCCATTTGGTCGATGAGCGGATCGTCGGGCACAAGCCTCGCTCATTGAGTGCAGCCGATGCGGCAGCGTTGCCGTTGACCTCGATCACGGCCTGGGAATTGTTGTTTGACCGGCTTGGTGTCATCGAGGGGTCGGGGGAGGGCCAGTGCCTGTTGATCACTGGAGCGGCTGGCGGCGTCGGTTCGATGCTGGTGCAACTGGCCCGACAGTTGACTCGCCTTACCGTCATCGGTACCGCCTCACGTCAGGAAACCGTTGATTGGGTGCGACAGTTGGGCGCGCATCACGTGATTGATCACCGCCAGCCACTGCTCGCGCAGTTGCAAGCGCTCGGCGTGCCGGAGATCGACTATGTCGCCAGCCTGACCCACACCGAACAGCATTTTGCACAACTGATCGACGTGCTCAAGCCACAGGGGCGTCTGGGGGTGATTGACGATCCCGAAAGCCTCGACGTGATGCCGCTCAAGCACAAGTCGCTGTCGTTGCATTGGGAGCTGATGTTCACCCGCTCGCTGTACGAAACCCCGGACATGATCAAACAGCATCACCTGCTCAATCGGATCAGCGATCTGATTGATCAAGGTGTCTTGAAAACCACTGTGGGGGAACACTTCGGTGCGATCAATGCGGCCAACATGCGTCGTGCCCATGCGCTGGTCGAAAGCGGCAAGGCCCGGGGCAAGATCGTTCTCGAAGGTTTCTGA
- a CDS encoding phosphate-starvation-inducible PsiE family protein yields the protein MNAYERFEQLVVIALSLIIASVILMALLQLCRRVVPLVIGGAIDPLDHDVFQALFGSIFTVLIALEFKHSIVRPALRRNSIVQVRTVLLIALLALSRKFVILDSAATPALTIAALGFATLVLGIVCWLLRERDKDDLRESDKDE from the coding sequence ATGAATGCTTACGAACGTTTCGAACAATTGGTTGTTATAGCGCTCAGTCTCATCATCGCGTCTGTGATTTTGATGGCGCTACTGCAGCTCTGTCGCAGGGTTGTGCCGTTGGTGATCGGTGGTGCGATTGACCCTCTGGATCACGATGTTTTCCAGGCCCTCTTTGGCTCAATCTTCACCGTGCTGATAGCCCTGGAGTTCAAGCATTCGATTGTGCGCCCCGCCTTAAGACGCAACAGCATCGTTCAGGTTCGCACAGTGCTGTTGATCGCCTTGCTGGCGCTCAGCCGGAAGTTCGTTATTCTCGATTCTGCCGCTACTCCTGCGCTCACCATTGCCGCACTAGGATTTGCCACCCTGGTACTCGGCATCGTCTGCTGGCTCTTACGAGAGCGTGATAAGGATGACTTACGAGAAAGTGATAAGGATGAATAG
- a CDS encoding HAD-IIB family hydrolase yields the protein MHFLALAVDFDGTIAENGSVPPEVCASLATLKNSGRKLLLITGRELQALKHHFPHLELFDMVVAENGALLYDPLTDTEELIADPASTELVSRLRDHGVAPLSIGRSVIATWHPFENTVSNSIRELGLELQMTFNKDAIMVLPSCVNKASGLSAALRRLGICELNVVGVGDAENDHSFLSICGCAAAVSNAIESIKSSADLCLSQDHGRGVCELVGLLLEKDARLVPVERTGIQLGRTTNAREVWLPPESVMLVVGNSGSGKSSYITWLTERMVEAHQGFCIIDPEGDYLTLDDAVTVGGLTVPPTTEESVHHLLQAQLNVVVSALALDPAARVQLFGELLPFIQHLRSASGRPYWLIVDEAHYMLPHCADWPPGFLGNIGAIIVAPDFDQVCPALLEGVDVLVTLGSTARELAEQFAKRMQRSSPEFPERLPGLEHACIWKLREGDEVFLLDQVQPNQKHHRHSGKYVAGDVGAWHSFHFPTLGQSASNLTEFLSSSSQLADLTLREHMDAGDFSNWFRKVIRDDVLANKTHLIETDRTLAPKNALEQITRLVQSRYHL from the coding sequence ATGCACTTCTTAGCCCTAGCGGTGGACTTTGACGGAACCATTGCCGAAAACGGTAGCGTTCCACCAGAGGTCTGTGCCTCGCTCGCAACCCTTAAAAACAGCGGTCGCAAGTTATTGCTGATTACAGGCCGGGAATTGCAAGCGCTCAAGCATCACTTTCCACACCTGGAACTGTTTGACATGGTGGTCGCAGAAAACGGCGCGCTCTTGTACGACCCGCTCACAGACACCGAGGAGCTCATCGCAGATCCTGCTTCGACGGAGTTGGTTAGCCGCCTGCGCGACCATGGCGTCGCGCCGTTGTCGATCGGCCGGTCGGTCATCGCCACATGGCACCCGTTCGAGAACACGGTGAGCAACAGCATTCGCGAGCTCGGCCTTGAACTGCAGATGACCTTCAACAAGGATGCGATCATGGTCTTGCCCTCGTGTGTGAACAAGGCATCGGGCCTGAGTGCCGCCTTGCGAAGACTCGGCATTTGCGAGCTGAACGTGGTGGGCGTAGGCGATGCAGAAAACGACCATTCCTTTCTATCGATCTGTGGCTGCGCCGCCGCTGTGAGCAATGCCATCGAGTCTATAAAGTCCAGCGCTGACCTGTGCCTCAGCCAAGATCATGGTCGAGGGGTCTGTGAATTGGTGGGCTTGCTGCTGGAAAAAGACGCCAGGCTGGTTCCCGTCGAGCGCACCGGGATCCAGCTGGGCCGGACCACCAATGCGCGGGAGGTATGGCTTCCTCCAGAATCGGTGATGCTGGTCGTTGGAAATTCGGGTTCTGGCAAATCCAGCTACATCACCTGGCTGACAGAACGGATGGTCGAGGCTCACCAGGGATTTTGCATCATTGATCCCGAGGGGGATTATCTGACCCTGGACGATGCGGTAACGGTGGGTGGCCTGACCGTCCCACCGACGACAGAGGAGTCGGTCCATCACCTTTTACAGGCGCAGCTCAATGTGGTGGTGAGCGCCCTTGCTCTGGATCCGGCAGCACGTGTGCAACTGTTCGGCGAGCTACTGCCCTTTATCCAGCATCTTCGCAGTGCTTCGGGTCGGCCCTACTGGTTGATCGTGGACGAAGCTCATTACATGCTCCCCCACTGTGCCGATTGGCCGCCCGGTTTTCTCGGAAACATCGGTGCAATCATCGTCGCCCCCGACTTCGATCAAGTCTGCCCGGCCCTGCTTGAGGGGGTAGACGTGCTGGTGACACTCGGCAGTACGGCCAGGGAACTGGCCGAACAGTTCGCCAAACGCATGCAGCGCAGCAGCCCCGAGTTTCCAGAACGTTTGCCAGGCCTCGAACATGCCTGTATCTGGAAACTTCGCGAAGGCGATGAGGTGTTCCTGCTCGATCAGGTGCAGCCCAATCAAAAGCACCATCGGCACAGCGGCAAGTACGTCGCCGGGGATGTCGGCGCATGGCATTCATTCCACTTTCCTACGCTTGGCCAAAGTGCCTCGAACCTGACGGAGTTTTTGTCCTCGTCATCGCAACTTGCGGACCTCACCCTTCGCGAACACATGGATGCCGGGGATTTTTCCAATTGGTTCCGCAAGGTGATCCGGGACGATGTGCTTGCCAACAAGACACACCTTATTGAAACAGACAGGACCCTGGCCCCCAAGAATGCGCTGGAACAGATCACGCGACTTGTGCAATCGCGCTATCACCTCTAG
- a CDS encoding AAA family ATPase encodes MMATLCEICNARPAVARVTVSQNGQARTMSICDHDYRQLLRHQSMLNPFDSLLGGGVSRFFDSMGGAKDQAGDDFRLSAQVPRESVDATDAFSSQTLEILQRAGEKAHEFNRSELDTEHLLYVLADTDVGTALLKELKLSPDEIKGYVDQHAQRGTAEAQAPVDQMSISPRLKKVFNFAFQASRDLGHSYVGPEHLLIGLASVPESIAGTLLKKYGVTPEALRQKVVKVVGKGAEDGRVDTPTGTPTLDKFGRDLTSLAREGKLDPVLGRAQEIENTIEVLARRRKNNPVLIGEPGVGKTAIVEGLAQRIVKGDVPEILRGRRLVEVNLNSMVAGSKYRGEFEERAKQLLDEVAAKSSELILFIDELHTIVGAGQGGEEGGLDIANVLKPALARGELSLIGATTLNEYQKHIEKDAALERRFQPVLISEPTVEQTIIILRGLRDKLEAHHQVTFADEAFVAAAELSDRYITSRYLPDKAIDLIDQAAARVRISSSSRPASIQELEAEITQLKREQDYASSRKRFDESKGFEERIGQKQAQLGEETEAWQRKTGSETLEVTLESIAEVLSRLTGIPVTELTQEERQKLLNMEDTLRERLVGQEDAVLAVSDAVRLSRAGLGQANRPIATFLFLGPTGVGKTELAKALAETVFGDEQSIIRIDMSEYMERHAVARLIGAPPGYVGYDEGGQLTERVRRKPYSVILLDEIEKAHPDVSNVLLQVFDDGRLTDGKGRVVDFSNTIIIATSNLGSPIIMENLERPEDERLTEKALRNELMGVLKGHFRPEFLNRIDDIIVFHALTRDNIRSIVNIQLDRVIRTAAAQNITVKVDGSLIDHLADVGYQPEFGARELKRQIRQTVETRLAKEMLAGKLQAGDSVELGYDTERREVVFNKVEVDAPKTSGKSSPPDQPDDLAPTAETGT; translated from the coding sequence ATCATGGCTACTCTCTGTGAAATATGTAATGCGAGACCCGCTGTAGCGCGAGTGACCGTATCGCAAAATGGCCAAGCCAGGACAATGTCCATTTGCGACCACGATTACCGTCAACTCTTACGCCATCAAAGCATGTTGAATCCATTCGACTCTCTACTGGGCGGGGGTGTGTCCCGCTTTTTCGACAGCATGGGCGGAGCAAAGGATCAAGCGGGTGATGACTTCAGGCTCTCTGCGCAAGTGCCTCGAGAATCTGTCGATGCAACCGATGCATTCAGTTCCCAGACGCTGGAAATCCTGCAACGCGCGGGTGAGAAAGCCCATGAGTTTAACCGCAGCGAGCTCGATACTGAGCATTTGTTGTATGTGCTTGCGGATACCGATGTTGGTACGGCGTTGCTTAAGGAGCTGAAGCTTTCTCCGGACGAGATCAAAGGCTACGTTGATCAACATGCTCAGAGGGGCACAGCGGAGGCCCAGGCCCCGGTGGATCAGATGAGCATTTCGCCACGTTTAAAGAAAGTTTTCAATTTTGCATTCCAGGCATCTCGTGATTTAGGACATTCGTACGTTGGCCCAGAGCATTTGTTGATCGGGCTTGCCTCTGTACCAGAAAGTATTGCCGGGACATTGTTAAAAAAATACGGCGTAACGCCTGAAGCCTTGCGGCAGAAGGTGGTCAAGGTGGTAGGTAAGGGGGCTGAGGACGGGCGAGTCGACACCCCGACGGGAACACCGACACTCGACAAGTTCGGTCGCGACCTGACGTCACTGGCTCGTGAGGGCAAACTCGATCCCGTACTGGGGCGCGCGCAGGAAATCGAAAATACCATCGAGGTGCTGGCGCGGCGCAGAAAGAACAATCCGGTTCTTATCGGCGAACCTGGCGTTGGTAAGACAGCCATCGTTGAAGGGCTTGCACAACGAATAGTAAAGGGCGATGTGCCCGAGATCCTGCGCGGCAGACGGCTTGTTGAAGTCAATCTGAACTCAATGGTTGCGGGCTCTAAATATCGTGGTGAATTTGAGGAGCGAGCCAAGCAACTGCTTGATGAAGTCGCCGCAAAAAGCTCGGAGCTTATTCTGTTCATCGACGAGTTACATACGATCGTTGGCGCGGGGCAGGGTGGTGAGGAGGGCGGCCTCGATATTGCCAACGTACTCAAACCCGCATTGGCACGCGGAGAGCTTAGCTTGATCGGTGCGACGACACTCAATGAGTATCAAAAGCACATCGAAAAAGACGCAGCGCTTGAACGACGTTTTCAGCCTGTGCTGATATCCGAACCCACCGTAGAACAGACCATCATTATCCTGCGTGGGCTGCGCGACAAGCTTGAGGCTCACCATCAAGTCACATTCGCCGATGAAGCATTTGTGGCGGCAGCAGAGCTGTCGGATCGTTACATCACCTCGCGCTATTTGCCGGATAAAGCCATAGACCTAATCGATCAGGCCGCGGCCCGCGTTCGAATCAGTTCCTCGTCAAGGCCGGCCAGCATCCAGGAGCTGGAAGCCGAAATCACGCAACTTAAACGTGAACAGGATTATGCATCCTCTCGTAAACGTTTTGATGAATCCAAAGGCTTCGAAGAACGCATTGGTCAAAAACAAGCGCAACTGGGAGAGGAAACAGAAGCCTGGCAGCGCAAGACAGGTTCCGAAACCCTTGAGGTGACCCTGGAATCAATTGCCGAGGTGCTGTCCCGTCTCACCGGTATTCCTGTGACCGAGCTTACGCAGGAAGAGCGTCAAAAACTGTTGAATATGGAAGACACGTTGCGTGAGCGGCTGGTTGGACAGGAAGACGCTGTTCTCGCGGTCAGCGATGCCGTTCGTTTGTCTCGAGCCGGCCTTGGTCAGGCGAACAGACCTATTGCCACGTTTCTCTTTCTTGGCCCTACGGGCGTCGGCAAAACTGAACTTGCCAAAGCGTTGGCGGAAACGGTGTTTGGTGACGAGCAATCGATCATTCGTATTGATATGTCGGAGTACATGGAGCGTCATGCAGTTGCTCGGTTGATCGGTGCGCCACCCGGTTATGTGGGATACGACGAGGGCGGTCAGTTGACAGAGCGTGTCCGCCGCAAGCCCTACAGTGTGATTCTGCTCGACGAGATCGAGAAGGCGCATCCCGATGTGAGCAACGTATTGCTGCAGGTATTCGACGATGGGCGTCTCACGGACGGCAAGGGACGTGTTGTGGACTTCAGCAATACGATCATCATTGCCACCAGTAACCTGGGCTCTCCCATCATCATGGAGAATCTCGAGCGCCCTGAAGATGAACGCCTTACGGAAAAAGCGTTACGTAATGAATTGATGGGAGTCTTGAAAGGGCATTTTCGTCCCGAATTCCTGAACCGTATTGATGACATCATCGTGTTTCATGCCCTTACCCGTGACAACATCCGATCGATTGTGAACATTCAGCTTGATCGGGTCATTCGAACCGCAGCTGCACAGAACATCACAGTGAAAGTTGATGGCTCACTCATTGATCATCTGGCGGACGTTGGTTATCAGCCAGAGTTTGGCGCGCGCGAGTTGAAACGTCAGATTCGCCAGACCGTCGAAACGCGGCTTGCGAAGGAAATGCTCGCTGGCAAGCTGCAAGCCGGCGACAGTGTTGAGTTGGGTTACGACACGGAACGTAGGGAAGTGGTCTTCAATAAGGTGGAGGTGGATGCGCCAAAGACCTCCGGAAAGAGTAGTCCGCCAGACCAGCCAGATGATCTAGCACCTACTGCGGAGACTGGGACTTAG
- a CDS encoding LysR family transcriptional regulator: protein MIRIDDLALFIRSAALGSFTAAALEADLLPGQVAAAIKRLERELDVRLFARTTRSLRLTAEGEQYLPTAHSVLETLKQGKENLRGENATLRGVLQVTAPSDLGRNILLPWLTQFRRQHPQLTLRFFLSDQMANLFRDPVDVAIRYGPNEDANYVALPLAPWNQRVLVASPEYVQRCGSPQTPDDLSKHSCLLYLQNGRVYDKWNLGGQTVQVSGPLFSDDADVVRRWSLEGEGIAYKSWLDVSADIAAERLLVLLPDYPGEASPLSLVCPHRKQISPAVSQLYTWLRGQFSALEPR, encoded by the coding sequence ATGATCCGCATCGATGATCTTGCTTTATTCATCCGCAGCGCCGCGTTGGGCAGTTTTACCGCAGCGGCGCTGGAGGCGGATCTACTGCCTGGTCAGGTCGCCGCCGCTATCAAACGTCTGGAGCGCGAGCTCGACGTGCGCCTGTTCGCCCGCACCACTCGCAGCCTGCGATTGACTGCAGAGGGCGAGCAATATCTGCCCACCGCCCACTCAGTGCTTGAGACCCTGAAGCAAGGCAAGGAAAACCTGCGTGGTGAAAACGCCACGCTGCGGGGCGTACTGCAAGTGACAGCGCCGTCCGATCTGGGGCGCAACATTCTGCTGCCGTGGTTGACGCAGTTCCGCCGTCAGCATCCGCAATTGACGTTGCGTTTTTTCCTGTCGGACCAGATGGCCAATCTGTTTCGCGACCCGGTGGACGTGGCGATTCGATACGGCCCGAATGAAGACGCCAACTATGTGGCACTGCCGCTTGCACCGTGGAACCAGCGAGTGCTGGTGGCCTCGCCGGAGTATGTGCAACGCTGCGGTTCTCCCCAAACGCCGGATGACTTGAGCAAGCATTCCTGCCTGCTCTATCTGCAAAATGGCCGGGTCTATGACAAGTGGAACCTGGGCGGGCAAACCGTGCAGGTTTCGGGGCCGTTGTTCAGCGATGACGCCGATGTCGTGCGGCGCTGGTCATTGGAGGGTGAAGGTATCGCCTACAAATCCTGGCTGGATGTCAGTGCCGATATCGCTGCAGAGCGTCTGCTTGTGCTGCTGCCGGATTATCCTGGCGAAGCTTCACCGTTGAGCCTGGTGTGCCCACATCGTAAGCAGATCAGCCCTGCGGTTTCTCAGCTTTACACGTGGTTGAGGGGCCAATTTTCTGCTCTGGAGCCCCGTTGA
- a CDS encoding LLM class oxidoreductase has product MYRPSTLAYQEHRGFRRTFTPDHLSLGLFFPLEAFAGDTPSMLNQVELAKRAEALGFCALWFRDVPLRDPGFGDVGQVFDPWVYLGYMAAHTSEIALGTASIAIPLHHPLHTAKASASVDQLSAGRLILGVASGDRPVEFSAFGVDPERRGEIFREHYEVIRRAHSTSFEPIHWSGGEMQGADLIPKPTTQVIPMLVTGNSRQSLDWIARESIGWINYPRIPNMQRLVVEDWRLEVMKQCGSVYKPFTQSLYIDLDENPSTQPTRIHLGFRLGRYHLRYLLESLEEIGVDHVILNLKYGKRPAAEVIEELGTHIVPQFGVQPSPGAN; this is encoded by the coding sequence ATGTATCGGCCAAGCACGCTTGCTTATCAGGAACATCGGGGATTCAGGCGGACCTTCACGCCGGATCATTTGAGCCTCGGATTGTTCTTTCCTTTGGAGGCCTTCGCTGGGGACACTCCGAGCATGCTCAACCAGGTCGAACTGGCCAAACGAGCAGAGGCGCTAGGCTTCTGCGCGCTCTGGTTTCGCGACGTGCCTCTTCGGGACCCTGGTTTCGGCGATGTCGGCCAAGTCTTCGACCCTTGGGTTTACCTGGGCTATATGGCCGCTCATACGTCAGAAATAGCGCTTGGCACCGCATCCATCGCCATCCCTTTACATCATCCTCTGCACACGGCCAAGGCATCAGCCAGCGTCGATCAGTTGAGCGCAGGTCGCTTGATTCTTGGGGTAGCCTCCGGCGATCGCCCAGTGGAGTTTTCGGCTTTTGGCGTCGACCCCGAAAGGCGCGGAGAAATCTTTCGAGAGCACTACGAGGTGATTCGTCGAGCCCACAGCACCAGCTTTGAACCCATCCACTGGAGCGGTGGTGAGATGCAGGGTGCAGACCTCATTCCGAAGCCCACAACCCAAGTCATTCCAATGCTCGTGACCGGGAACAGTCGCCAGTCACTGGACTGGATCGCGCGCGAAAGCATCGGATGGATCAACTACCCACGCATACCGAACATGCAGCGACTGGTCGTGGAAGATTGGCGGCTGGAGGTCATGAAGCAATGTGGTTCCGTCTACAAGCCCTTCACTCAGTCGCTGTATATCGACCTCGATGAAAACCCCTCCACGCAGCCTACTCGCATTCATTTGGGGTTCAGACTTGGACGCTACCATCTCCGGTACTTGCTGGAGTCGCTTGAGGAAATCGGAGTGGACCACGTTATCCTCAATCTCAAATACGGAAAGCGCCCTGCTGCGGAAGTCATTGAGGAGTTGGGTACTCACATCGTTCCGCAATTCGGAGTACAGCCGAGTCCCGGAGCGAATTGA
- a CDS encoding monovalent cation:proton antiporter-2 (CPA2) family protein — translation MTAEGNAGQLLFTVVTLLAAAVVAVPLLKRLGLGSVVGYLAAGLIIGPFGLQLINDPHTIIDVAELGVVMFLFVIGLEMEPSHLWDLRRQIFGLGSLQVVVCAFLLTFVGMAFGFPWQVSFVSAAGFVLTSTAIVMQALSERGDITEPRGQHIVSILLFEDLLIAPLLAVVAFLAPTEWVHEPTSPLWQRLGTAALSLGALVAIGLWLLNPLFRVLAQAKAREVMTAAALLVVLGAALLMELGGLSMAMGAFVAGVLLSQSSFRHQLEAEVEPFRGLLLGLFFLGVGMSLDLQVVAGNWMLITSGVLALMVVKALCIYGVARLAKSSHDDALDRAVLLAQGGEFAFVLFAEALKLRVISPEVNANMTAIVVLSMAITPVTLLLYKRFARVQPVSMDGVEPAHNLRGNVLIIGFGRVGQIACQAPLAQGAKLSIIDIDPEVIRAASPYGFKVYYGDGARHEILHAAGAHHARAIIICVDDKKAATRIVESTRRYCPQVKVVVRAFDREHALELVKHDADYIVRETFEAALLLGRQAVLTLGASEHEADAVIDEVRKRDAERFALETSGGLFAGRALVLGNIERIDPPNHEARDAQ, via the coding sequence ATGACCGCTGAAGGCAATGCAGGACAATTGTTATTTACTGTCGTCACTTTGCTTGCCGCCGCCGTGGTTGCAGTGCCGCTGCTCAAACGCCTCGGGCTCGGCTCAGTGGTCGGTTACCTGGCGGCGGGGCTGATAATTGGCCCCTTCGGACTGCAACTGATCAATGACCCCCACACCATCATTGATGTGGCCGAGTTGGGTGTGGTGATGTTTCTTTTTGTGATTGGGCTGGAGATGGAGCCCTCGCACCTATGGGATCTGCGTAGGCAGATCTTTGGGCTGGGCAGCCTGCAGGTGGTGGTCTGTGCTTTTTTGCTCACTTTTGTCGGCATGGCCTTTGGTTTCCCTTGGCAGGTGTCATTTGTGAGCGCGGCGGGTTTTGTCCTCACATCCACGGCCATCGTTATGCAAGCCCTCTCGGAACGCGGTGACATCACCGAGCCGAGGGGGCAGCACATAGTGTCCATTTTGCTGTTTGAAGACCTGTTGATAGCGCCTTTACTGGCGGTGGTGGCATTTCTGGCGCCCACTGAATGGGTCCATGAACCCACGTCACCCCTTTGGCAACGCCTGGGTACCGCAGCCCTGTCCTTGGGCGCGTTGGTGGCCATAGGATTGTGGCTGCTCAACCCCCTGTTTCGGGTATTGGCCCAAGCCAAGGCGCGCGAGGTCATGACTGCCGCTGCGCTGCTGGTTGTGTTGGGAGCAGCACTGCTGATGGAACTCGGCGGCCTTTCAATGGCGATGGGGGCTTTCGTTGCCGGTGTGCTGCTGTCGCAATCCTCATTCCGCCACCAGTTGGAGGCCGAAGTAGAGCCGTTTCGCGGCCTGCTGCTGGGGCTGTTTTTCCTTGGCGTCGGCATGTCGTTGGATCTGCAGGTGGTGGCCGGGAACTGGATGCTCATCACCTCTGGTGTGCTGGCGCTGATGGTGGTCAAGGCGCTCTGTATTTACGGGGTCGCGCGTCTCGCAAAAAGCAGCCATGACGACGCGCTGGATCGCGCCGTGCTTTTGGCGCAGGGTGGCGAATTCGCTTTTGTGCTGTTTGCCGAAGCGCTCAAACTCAGGGTCATCAGTCCTGAAGTCAACGCCAATATGACGGCTATCGTGGTGCTCTCCATGGCCATTACGCCGGTGACTTTATTGCTGTACAAACGGTTTGCTCGCGTGCAGCCCGTTTCCATGGACGGTGTGGAACCCGCACACAATCTGCGAGGCAATGTCCTCATCATCGGATTTGGCCGTGTAGGGCAGATTGCCTGCCAGGCGCCGCTCGCTCAGGGCGCGAAACTTTCCATAATTGATATAGATCCCGAGGTCATTCGCGCCGCGTCGCCCTATGGTTTCAAGGTCTATTACGGCGATGGCGCCCGCCATGAAATATTGCACGCAGCTGGCGCCCATCACGCCCGCGCCATCATTATTTGTGTGGATGATAAAAAAGCCGCGACACGCATTGTCGAAAGTACGCGGCGCTACTGCCCGCAGGTGAAAGTGGTGGTGCGCGCCTTTGACCGCGAACATGCGCTGGAATTGGTCAAACACGACGCCGACTACATCGTGCGGGAAACCTTTGAGGCGGCCCTGCTGCTCGGCCGTCAGGCCGTGCTGACGCTGGGTGCGTCGGAGCACGAAGCCGACGCGGTGATCGACGAAGTGCGCAAACGCGATGCCGAACGTTTTGCCTTGGAAACATCGGGCGGCCTGTTTGCCGGGCGAGCGTTGGTACTGGGGAATATTGAGCGCATTGATCCGCCGAACCATGAAGCGCGGGATGCTCAGTGA